Proteins found in one Fusarium keratoplasticum isolate Fu6.1 chromosome 12, whole genome shotgun sequence genomic segment:
- a CDS encoding Carboxylic ester hydrolase, whose translation MMALHLLSLLLAAVPITAAPSTQHHVSPVAVNTSSGIFAPFFRDSQPKVASFLDIPYAESPVGPLRFAPPVAKKHEGKEVTKATKLPAGCFQYVAPNLRGTITDGPVTAASFQRGDYSNTTEDCLRLSVFAPKRAVEETASTASTHYDSLPVIIWIHGGGYSFGGTNVPFQLAPNWVQRSQRHIVVQVQYRLNLLGLPNAAGLAKDGKNLNLSFLDQRLAVEWVRDNIARFGGDPSRITLWGESAGAYSVDSYLFAWPRDPIIKGVIADSGNAVAIESVLSDSNNHSTFSVAASRLGCGGLSPQEELECMRRVPESKIKAYLQADIGAGGAADDELMFGTIADNVTIFANYTERIGKDPSKYPAHIPMLIGTNANEGAAVVPYDFEGSKTATELPADLAKIAQGFGLNLQCTTLKEVRLRSKAGATTYQYLYAGNFTNISPLPWLGAYHTAELPLVFGTYEIDGPSTPFQRRVSKRMQDLYLKFAMEPAHGLEEAGWKPATEVLDRSRIVEWGANGKVEQALSAKRLRDECIKNGYAV comes from the coding sequence ATGATGGCGCTTCACCTTTTGTCCCTTCTGTTGGCTGCTGTTCCAATCACAGCGGCACCATCTACTCAACATCACGTTTCGCCAGTTGCAGTAAACACAAGCTCTGGTATCTTTGCACCCTTCTTCAGAGATTCGCAACCCAAAGTTGCTTCATTCTTGGACATTCCCTACGCCGAAAGCCCCGTTGGGCCTCTCCGATTTGCACCCCCCGTCGCGAAAAAGCATGAGGGAAAAGAGGTCACCAAAGCGACCAAGTTGCCTGCTGGTTGCTTCCAATATGTTGCACCAAATCTCAGAGGCACCATCACGGATGGCCCTGTCACCGCCGCTTCATTTCAGCGAGGAGATTACTCCAACACAACTGAGGATTGCCTCCGACTTTCTGTGTTTGCACCCAAGAGGGCAGTTGAGGAGACGGCTTCGACGGCTTCCACACACTACGACTCTCTACCTGTCATAATTTGGATTCACGGTGGAGGCTATAGCTTCGGAGGCACCAACGTCCCCTTCCAGCTCGCCCCTAACTGGGTCCAACGCAGCCAGAGACATATAGTTGTTCAAGTCCAATACcgtctcaatctccttggtctcCCCAACGCTGCTGGCCTAGCTAAAGACGGGAAGAATTTGAACTTGTCATTCCTTGATCAACGCCTCGCCGTTGAGTGGGTGCGTGACAACATTGCTCGGTTCGGCGGTGATCCCTCCCGCATCACTCTTTGGGGAGAAAGCGCGGGGGCGTACTCGGTGGACAGCTATCTGTTTGCCTGGCCTCGAGATCCCATTATCAAAGGCGTCATTGCCGACTCCGGAAATGCAGTGGCCATTGAGAGCGTCTTGTCTGACTCCAACAACCACAGCACATTCTCAGTGGCTGCGAGCCGCCTTGGGTGCGGCGGTTTGTCACCCCAGGAGGAACTAGAGTGTATGCGCCGGGTTCCCGAatccaagatcaaggcatATTTGCAAGCAGATATTGGTGCGGGAGGTGccgctgatgatgagctAATGTTCGGAACCATTGCGGACAACGTCACCATCTTCGCCAATTACACTGAGAGAATCGGAAAGGATCCTTCGAAGTATCCAGCTCATATTCCCATGTTGATCGGCACCAACGCCAACGAAGGAGCCGCAGTCGTCCCATACGACTTTGAAGGGAGCAAAACGGCGACCGAACTCCCTGCCGACCTTGCCAAGATAGCCCAGGGGTTTGGACTGAACCTTCAATGCACAACTCTGAAAGAAGTTAGGCTTCGGTCAAAGGCTGGGGCAACAACATACCAATACCTTTACGCTGGCAACTTCACCAACATCTCGCCTCTACCATGGCTAGGGGCGTACCACACCGCGGAGCTGCCTCTAGTGTTTGGCACATACGAAATTGACGGGCCATCAACTCCCTTTCAAAGACGGGTTAGTAAGCGAATGCAGGACCTCTATCTCAAGTTTGCCATGGAGCCGGCACATGGACTGGAAGAGGCTGGGTGGAAACCGGCAACAGAAGTGCTGGACAGGTCTAGGATTGTTGAGTGGGGTGCGAATGGCAAGGTTGAGCAAGCGTTGAGTGCTAAGCGTCTCCGGGATGAGTGTATCAAGAATGGCTACGCTGTGTAG
- a CDS encoding FA-desaturase domain-containing protein, translating to MDKYIVFDRQLTKADLVVLQSLTEDLREHTRKEGGDGAAKANGKTLDASTSDADAKASNDGTSPNQHANQLSYEEAVRHLQALNDPNDAHFEPTIMNNLDFDQIKLPPVLDKLLLRPYIRIARSLVRVETDVIMLTHLLLYVFTSIPSAVFLFYSFTWIHGVLHFLMQFSYMGTYTLMMHQHIHMRGILHKRLALFDHIFPYILDPLMGHTWNSYFYHHVKHHHIEGNGPNDLSSTIRYQRDSLLHFLHYTGRFFFFIWAELPYYFIRKGRTSLAFKAAFWELSTYTSLYTLYRINPRATVFVFLIPLFLLRLGLMAGNWGQHAFVDADEPDSDYRSSITLIDVASNRHCFNDGYHTSHHLNPMRHWREHPVSFLKTKHIYASQQALVFHDIDYLMVTVRLLMKDYKRLAECLVPIGSQMSLNMDERVKLLQRHTRRFSEEEIEQKFKTP from the exons ATGGACAAGTACATTGTTTTCGACAGGCAGCTCACCAAGGCGGACCTTGTGGTGCTGCAGAGCCTCACCGAGGACTTGAGGGAGCACACACGGAAAGAAGGCGGAGATGgtgctgccaaggccaatggcAAGACGCTGGATGCATCAACTTCCGATGCCGACGCCAAGGCATCAAATGACGGCACATCACCAAACCAGCATG CCAACCAGCTCTCATACGAAGAAGCTGTGCGTCACCTTCAGGCATTGAATGACCCCAATGATGCCCATTTTGAGCCGACCATCATGAACAATCTGGATTTTGACCAGATCAAGCTGCCTCCTGTTCTCGACAAGCTTCTTCTACGCCCTTACATCCGCATTGCGCGCTCCCTCGTCCGCGTGGAGACGGATGTCATCATGCTAACACATCTTCTGCTTTACGTCTTCACTTCCATTCCCAGCGCTGTTTTTCTCTTCTACAGCTTTACTTGGATTCATGGCGTCTTGCATTTTCTCATGCAGTTCTCCTACATGGGGACCTACACCCTCATGATGCACCAGCATATCCATATGCGCGGCATCCTACACAAGCGTCTTGCCCTTTTTGATCACATTTTCCCATACATCCTCGATCCTCTTATGGGCCATACGTGGAACTCATACTTTTACCATCACGTCAAGCACCACCACATTGAAGGCAACGGACCCAATGATCTGTCTTCAACAATCCGATACCAGAGGGACAGCCTTCTTCACTTCTTGCATTATACAGGAagattcttcttcttcatctgggcTGAGCTCCCCTACTATTTCATTCGCAAGGGCAGGACTTCATTGGCATTCAAGGCGGCGTTCTGGGAACTCTCGACCTATACTTCGCTATACACGCTCTATCGCATCAACCCTCGAGCCACTGTCTTTGTTTTCCTCATCCCCCTGTTTCTTCTTCGACTTGGTCTGATGGCTGGCAACTGGGGACAGCATGCATTTGTCGATGCAGATGAGCCAGATTCTGATTACCGATCAAGTATCACTCTCATCGATGTTGCT AGCAACCGACATTGCTTCAACGACGGGTATCACACCTCTCACCACCTCAACCCTATGCGCCATTGGCGTGAACACCCTGTCTCCTTCTTGAAAACCAAGCACATCTACGCCTCTCAGCAAGCCCTGGTCTTTCACGATATCGATTATCTCATGGTCACTGTGAGGCTACTGATGAAGGATTATAAGCGACTGGCGGAGTGCTTGGTTCCTATTGGTAGCCAAATGTCATTGAACATGGATGAGCGTGTCAAGCTTCTGCAGAGACATACTCGGAGATTCTCCGAGGAAGAGATCGAGCAGAAGTTCAAGACGCCATAG
- a CDS encoding oxygenase subunit alpha, whose protein sequence is MWKFLGLSSDKDSKTAPVRGLPASWYRSPEIYQLERRAIFSKKWILLTHMLRFKEAGDYLSFTYAEFPFFLIRDRDGNINGFHNACRHRAYPIVQNESGKARILSCKYHGWSYGFKGNLAKAPRFDTVPDFDKSQHGLLPINVHVDKTGFIWVNLQAGTPEEPWEKQFPRVDESARMTSYDFDGGYSFDHVWEMDLDSNWKGVMENYNECYHCPTSHPLIAGVSDLTKYKVEPNGSCLEHTIINKKEDDGTDEFKRSITFFFPSTSVTVTMNFFYIQRMIPISETKTKIENEVYRHHSANDEEFASIMAFYKQVLTEDKDLCNGTQRNLNAGVFLNGELHPEKEKGPIYFQNTVREEVMEHRRREVAQDGQQIWPAMPKVVGDMMTSKLQEEELLCSELERESCAARSELAW, encoded by the exons ATGTGGAAGTTTCTCGGCCTCTCCTCCGACAAAGACTCCAAGACAGCTCCAGTCCGTGGGCTTCCGGCTTCTTGGTATCGATCTCCAGAAATCTACCAGCTAGAACGTcgcgccatcttctccaagaaaTGGATCCTCCTCACCCACATGTTGAGGTTCAAGGAGGCCGGCGACTACCTCTCTTTCACCTACGCCGAATTTCCATTTTTCCTCATTCGAGACCGGGACGGTAATATCAACGGCTTTCACAACGCTTGCCGACACCGTGCCTATCCCATTGTGCAGAATGAATCAGGAAAGGCTAGAATTTTGAGCTGCAAGTATCACGGTTGGTCTTACGGGTTCAAAGGGAATCTTGCAAAGGCACCAAGATTCGATACCGTACCCGACTTCGACAAGAGCCAACACGGCCTGTTGCCCATCAATGTACATGTCGACAAGACAGGCTTCATCTGGGTCAACTTGCAAGCTGGAACACCAGAGGAGCCCTGGGAGAAGCAGTTCCCTCGGGTTGATGAGAGCGCCAGGATGACCAGCTACGACTTTGACGGTGGCTACAGCTTTGATCATGTGTGGGAGATGGATCTCGATTCGAACTGGAAAGGAGTCATGGAGAACTACAACG AGTGCTATCACTGCCCGACAAGTCATCCTCTGATTGCTGGAGTTTCGGACCTCACCAAATACAAGGTTGAGCCTAATGGAAGCTGTTTGGAGCACACCATAatcaacaagaaggaagacgATGGAACGGATGAGTTCAAGCGCTCTatcaccttcttcttcccgtCAACCTCAGTGACAGTCAC CATGAACTTCTTCTACATCCAACGCATGATCCCCATCAGCGAGACCAAGACAAAGATCGAGAATGAAGTGTATCGTCACCATTCAGCAAACGATGAGGAGTttgcctccatcatggcattCTACAAGCAGGTCCTTACCGAAGACAAGGATCTGTGCAATGGAACACAGAGAAATCTGAACGCTGGTGTCTTTCTCAACGGCGAGTTGCATCCTGAAAAGGAAAAG GGCCCGATTTACTTCCAAAACACGGTCAGAGAAGAGGTCATGGAACACAGGAGAAGGGAAGTGGCACAAGACGGGCAGCAAATATGGCCTGCGATGCCCAAGGTTGTTGGAGACATGATGACAAGCAAGCTtcaggaggaagagctgTTGTGTTCAGAACTGGAAAGAGAAAGCTGTGCAGCGAGGTCAGAACTGGCATGGTAA